From Micromonospora echinaurantiaca:
AGCGGCGGGCCGGCCGTATCGAGCTCCGGCGACGCCGGCGGGGGCGACCGCCAGGGGGCGCAGTCGCTGGTCCGGACCGCTGACGTCCCGGTCGGCGGCGGCGTGGTCCTGGCCGCGGAGGGCGTCGTGATCACCCAGCCGTCCGCCGGCGAGTTCAAGGGCTTCGACCCGATCTGCACGCACCAGGGCTGCCCGGTGACGAACGTCGACGGCGGCACGATCAACTGCACCTGCCACGGCAGCAAGTTCTCCATCGCCGACGGCTCGGTCAAGGCCGGTCCGGCCACCAAGCCGCTGCCGCCGAAGGACGTCAAGGTCACCGGAGACCAGATCTCCTTCGCCTGACCACCCGGGCGCGATCGTCTCGGGTTGCGGTGTCCCGGGGTGTCCCCGGTGGGGCGACACCCCGGGATGCCGCATCCCGGGGAGCGCCGAGCCGCCCCGGGGCGTCCGTCGCGCCGGCCGAGGGCTGTCGGGGGTGCGGACTAGGCTTGCTGCCGTGGCAGACCCCTCGACCTACCGTCCCGCGCCCGGCACCATTCCGGAGTCGCCCGGGGTCTACCGCTTCCGCGACGGCACCGGCCGGGTGATCTACGTCGGCAAGGCGAAGAACCTGCGCAGCCGGCTCAACTCCTACTTCGCCGACCTGTGGGGCCTGCACCAGCGCACCCAGCAGATGGTCACCACGGCCGAGTCGGTCGACTGGGTCACCGTCGGCACCGAGGTCGAGGCGCTCCAGCTCGAATACACCTGGATCAAGCAGTACGACCCCCGGTTCAACGTCCGCTACCGCGACGACAAGTCGTACCCCTATCTCGCGGTCACCCTCGACGAGGAGTTCCCCCGCCTGCAGGTGATGCGGGGCGCCAAGCGCAAGGGGGTGCGCTACTTCGGGCCCTACTCACACGCCTGGGCCATCCGCGAGACGCTCGACCTGCTGCTGCGCGTCTTCCCGGCGCGTACCTGCTCGGCCGGGGTGTTCAAGCGGGCCGGCCAGGTCGGCCGGCCCTGCCTGCTGGGCTACATCGGCAAGTGCTCGGCGCCCTGCGTGGGCAGCGTCTCGGCCGAGCAGCACCGCGAGATCGTCGACGGCTTCTGCGACTTCATGGCCGGCCGCACCGACACCATGGTGCGCCGGCTGGAACGCGAGATGGCCGAGGCCAGCGAGCAGTTGGAGTTCGAGCGGGCGGCCCGGCTGCGCGACGACATCGCCGCGCTGCGCCGGGCGATGGAGAAGCAGACCGTGGTGCTCGGCGACGGCACCGACGCCGACGTGGTGGCGTTCGCCGACGACCCGCTGGAGGCGGCCGTCCAGGTCTTCCACGTCCGCGACGGTCGGGTGCGCGGCCAGCGCGGTTGGGTGGTGGAGAAGACCGAGGACCTGACCACCGGCGACCTGGTGCACCATTTCTGCACCCAGGTCTACGGCGGCGAGCAGGGCGAGGCCGACGTGCCGCGCGAGC
This genomic window contains:
- a CDS encoding Rieske (2Fe-2S) protein, encoding MSDDQELTGPVTQTRRALLTGAGAVGAAVVLAACGGEDSGDGSAPTSGGPAVSSSGDAGGGDRQGAQSLVRTADVPVGGGVVLAAEGVVITQPSAGEFKGFDPICTHQGCPVTNVDGGTINCTCHGSKFSIADGSVKAGPATKPLPPKDVKVTGDQISFA